A portion of the Lolium rigidum isolate FL_2022 chromosome 1, APGP_CSIRO_Lrig_0.1, whole genome shotgun sequence genome contains these proteins:
- the LOC124682429 gene encoding auxin-responsive protein SAUR76-like — protein MAKGGMSKLRCMIRRWHSSSRIIARSPSPAADDDAIGHRHAGGGGGNGGGASFHGADEVPKGLHPVYVGKSRRRYLIAEELVGHPLFQNLVHRTGGGDSGGCTVVGCEVVLFEHLLWMLENADPQPESLDELVEYYAC, from the coding sequence ATGGCGAAGGGCGGGATGAGCAAGCTGCGGTGCATGATCCGGAGGTGGCACTCCTCCAGCCGCATCATCGCCCGGTCACCATCGCcggccgccgacgacgacgccaTCGGCCACCGCCACGCCGGGGGAGGCGGAGgaaacggcggcggcgcgtcgttCCACGGCGCGGACGAGGTGCCCAAGGGGCTCCACCCGGTGTACGTGGGCAAGTCGCGGCGCCGGTACCTCATCGCGGAGGAGCTGGTGGGCCACCCGCTCTTCCAGAACCTCGTCCACCGCACCGGCGGCGGGGACTCCGGCGGATGCACGGTGGTGGGCTGCGAGGTGGTGCTGTTCGAGCACCTCCTGTGGATGCTGGAGAACGCGGACCCGCAGCCCGAGTCGCTCGACGAGCTCGTCGAGTACTACGCCTGCTGA